NNNNNNNNNNNNNNNNNNNNNNNNNNNNNNNNNNNNNNNNNNNNNNNNNNNNNNNNNNNNNNNNNNNNNNNNNNNNNNNNNNNNNNNNNNNNNNNNNNNNNNNNNNNNNNNNNNNNNNNNNNNNNNNNNNNNNNNNNNNNNNNNNNNNNNNNNNNNNNNNNNNNNNNNNNNNNNNNNNNNNNNNNNNNNNNNNNNNNNNNNNNNNNNNNNNNNNNNNNNGCCTCCATGGCCGCGcgctgcagctgctccagcctcTCCAGCGACACCGATTTGAGGGGCAGCACCTTCGGCTTGCACAGCACCATGCCGGCCGTGTCCTCCACCGACAGCTGCCCTGCGAAGGAGACAGAGCAGCGCGTCAGCCGCCTCGCGGCGGTGCCCGTGGCCGCATCCCGCCCGCCGGCCGTACCTTGTTTGGGCAGCACCTCCCGGAACGCGCCCTTACCCTCCGGCATGGCGGCTTCCGCCCGCCCGCACATGCGCCGGGCTGCCCGGAAAGCCACAAATCCCGTCATGCGCCGCGCCCGCACGCAGGGCATGCTGGGGCTTGTAGTTCTTACAGGGGAGAGAAAGGCGTCGGCCGCCCACCTCCGCGGTGGGCGCTGAGGGGGAAGCAGGTGGTTCTGCAGTGCGGCGCCATGCCGGCTGGCTCGGCTGCGGCCGGCCTGCCTGAGTGCGTGCACTTGGCGTGGCCGCGAGGCACGGGGATCGCTGCTTTTCATAAAAAGCCAGCGGGTACCGATCGACGGGTGGGCTCTGTCCGGTCTGACGCGTTCCCGAGTTCGTCTCCGGGCAGCGCCTCAGGGTTCGTGGGGTGAATCATGCTGCTGGTTAGAAGGTAAACGCCGGTAAAAGCCTCGAAGGTTGAGGGCATAAATGCAGCCAAACCAGCCCGGCCGGTGCGCCGGGATCCCCCAGCAGAGCGCGGATTTGCATTTCCGAGGCTCCCTCCcgctgctctgcagcagctcggCGCACAGCCGTGTGCGGAACCGCCTGCAGCACCGAACGGCACGGATGGGTTCGGCTCACAGCCCTCCGGACGGGCCCGGCCCGCCTTCCGGAGCTGCTGTACCCCAGCTCTCGCTAGTGAGGTTGCCTGTGTTCCCACACGCGCTGTTTGTGTTGGCCGTGGGTTACCTCGAGGGTCTGCAGGTAACAAAGTTTTCACAATTAaggcggtgaggcagtggcacaggttgcccgaAGAGGCGGCGTATCCCACCCGTGCAGACGGCCacggtcaggctggatggggctctgtgcactgatggagctgtaggtgtccctgttcagtgcagggggcTGGACCCGATGGCCtttaaagctcccttccaaaTCCAGCTTCTtacgattctgtgatgattTCTGTGCTGGCCGTGTGCTTCCCTCTGCTGTCTGCTATGGAACCTAAGGCACTCTAGGGTCTACGGTAAGACCTGGGATAAACCTTTAACTTCCAGTAAGCAGAATTCTCTGACAGTTATTTAAAGCCTGTCTGCATTGTTCCAGaactatttcctttttcctctaaGGCAACCTACAGTAGGAAACTGACGGTCCCTCAGGTAGCCAGCTTTCACTTCTCTTGAAGTCTTGCCTGCTCGTTGCATTTGGGGCCAGCAGAGCAACCTGCAGAGGCTGAAAATGGGTCCCCGACTTCCTGGCTTTTGTGGAGTCAGCCAAAGATAACActtttggtttggtttcagACGGCCCAGAAGCGGGCCGCTTCTGTTGTGATTCATGTGTTCCACTTGCAGGTCAAAAGATTGGCATTGGTGAGACTGCAAAATGGATGTGCTTGCTTTGGACATCCTTCTGTACCCTTTGAAGTGCACAGAAGTGttctcactgatttcagtgggaaaagCAGGCTCTCTGGTGTGCCAATTAGTATTTCCTACTGATTGGAAGGGAAAGGATGAGGGACTGGGGTCTAATTTATGAAAATTGTGAATGTTTGCAGCCCACGCCGTTTTGCACATCACATACAATTTGTAGATCAGTGACTTGGTAGTTTGCTTTAACAGATCCATCTAACATCTTAACTCTGGTTAAAAATGAGTGGAAAAGACAGCCTGTTATGAATGAAAATTGTGTGCTGTGAAACCAACAGTTACTCCTGTGGTAACAAATATGGTCTGTGGAGAAACAGAAAACGAACTGAAAGCAAGACGTTGAAATCAAATTGTGGGATAGGTTTTTTGACGTTGCGGATGACCATGAGGATCGGCATCTGTAGCAACCAGAGCCCATCTCAGTCGTGCAGGGAGTCGCTTTGTAAATGCAGTTTTCCTGCCAACgaggtttgtttgcttggtGATAAGAAACAATGGTCAACTCGATGTGCTACTTAAGCATTTTAGTGCTTGAGAAGAGGAATCTAGATTTGTGCTAAACCTATTTTCTTAGTTAGTCAAATGCCGACTTGGCAGCCTGTCTGGAAAGCTGGTAGCACTGAGACAGAGTGATTATGAGGATTGTTTTCGGCGGTCTCTGGTAAGTCTGCTTTTAAGAAACTTCTTTCTTTAAGGAAAATGCAGTTCTTCAGGATTGGAAGAACTGCATGAGAGAGAGGCACGGGCATTGCTGGGTGCTCAGGGTCATATTTTTCAAGGTGCCTGAAAAGCAGTGATGGTTTTGGCTTTGAATAATGCTAGTGTTCATCCACTAGAGTGATATTAGCTGCAATTAACCGATATTCCAGTTATATATGAAGGACTCTGTTTTTGTTCTGCTAAGGAAAGCATAGTTATATTGGTTTAAGTTTGTTTATTCCATTTCCTATGGATCTGGGGGTTGTTGTACTCTGATACATACTCTTTTTCTTATGGTAGCAAGACGTGCTTGCAGTGGGATGGCACGATCGGTTGTGACCTTGGGGGGCACCCAGGTCTGAAGTTGTGCCCTCACTATGTGCTGAGAGCTGGCCTTGGGGTGAAGCCAGATGGTGTCTGACACTGCGTGAGCAGGCTTCCAGAGGGAGACAACGCACTCTAGGTTCCATCCTTTTTTACTGGTGTTGCAAACAAGTTATTCTTGTACTCTGCAGAAAGCCTCACGACCACAAAACCAGCAATTATTGTATAAATGATaagcttgttttcctcctcctctaccCAGATATTCTGAGTGCGACAGACAGCAGAGATGTGCATTGCTGGAATACAGAGTTTCATAATGTGGCAGTCACTTGCTGCACGTGCCACTGCATACATAAgacaacatttattttaagtacTGAGAAACATTctaagtagaagaaaaaagcGTTTAGGTGAAGCCAGTCCCATTTGTTTACAAGTCTTGGTTTTTGCCttcatacattttaaatgcttttcatttgtattcTGATTTTTTGAGCCTTTCAAGTtcgtgttttcctttttttttcttttttttttctttccatgcaaCAAGAAAGTCTGGATTGAGtcctttaaaaaggaaaatctggTTGAGCGTCCCATATAACCATGCAACCCCAGACAAAgggtgttttaaaaaaaaacactcaagaTGAGAATTGCTCACCTTGAGAGCAGTTTTCAGCTCTGAGTTTAAGTAATTTAAGTAAATACTTTGTTGACAGTTTAAGAAGCTTTTAACAACACCTatctctgtttgcttttcagggAGGTCTCTTTCCTACTTTTATGAACATTTAGAGCTTGTTTCACCTCTATATGTGCTGATGAAGTCAGAAACGTAGTGTACCAGCATGACTAACGTGTGTTGAATAATGCATacaaatgctttcagaaatgcatgCACAGATTTCATGCAGTTGTTCCCTTAAGCTGCTGAGCAGTAGGGAGGGTGCAGAGCCGTCctcagggcagcaggaggaggtggGCTGGCATCCTGGGAGGAGCAGAAAACCTCTGTGATTCCCTGAGGAAATCATAAATGCCTTCAAGGCCTTAAGCTTGGTAGCCTGATGTTTAATCCTATGCTTGTTTTTGGAATGCTGTTAACGTATAAATGATTTCTTCTAGTTCAGGCTGCTGAATATACTCATTTTAAATTCGTTGCTGTTTGTTGCAGCGCTGTTCTCAAGCTGTACACATCAAGACAAGGAGGAGACATCCTTCCTCAGCTCAAAGGTTCTGTCTCTCCCTGCTATGGATGCAAGTACAAGTGCCTGGCCATACGCTCCTCAGGGTGCACAGACAGCTTTCTGaccagctgctctctctgttctATCCCTACCAATAACATCCAGGGAAAGCAGAGGCTACCTGCTGTCCTGTGGCTGTGTAAGAGTCCCGCTCTGGGCTCCCAGGCTAGGTGCTCCAGAATGGCATTTCTAGGAGGTTACTGCTCCACTTGTGAGGTTTCAATCGCTTAAGTCTTTGGCCTTGTGCCTTGAAGTGCCAGCAGAGACATGCTGTAATTGCCCGTAAACGCACCTTCTGTCATATCATTAATTATTCCAGCTTCTCACCGCCACGCACTGCTTAGTGTCTCTCCTGCTATCTTTATTTAATTGAGTGGAAAAAGTCTGAGACTTGTGCTTCACTTACGTCACTTTGTATTTATCCAGCATCACTGGATCCTGCTTTGAAGTCCCAGCTTTTGTATGCAGAAGTCAGTCTtctatacagaaaaaataacGTCCATGTCAAAAGCGTATGTTAGAAATAGAATCAATATTTTAACATATGGTAAACTCTGGCCataaagctcttaacacagtCGAATGATTGTATTATTATCCTTTGAAACTTGGCTCTGCCCCTGAGAaacaagaaagggaaagaaaactctCGAATAACCAAGCCCTTGTCCTCACAGTGCAGGACTGTTCTCAGTCTGTCGCTTTGTCTGTGccacttcttccttttctgtctctcagctctgttttcttccacattGAATGCATTCAGCTCCAGAAGCCTTCTTTCCCCAGCCCATCCCTATGGATCTGTTTTAGTGCTGTACCAGATGTCAGTTCCGTCCCAAGATCACCCTGCAACAGCCCCATGGCAGTTCCACCACCATTTCAGACAGCTCTATGCTTCTATACCAAGCTTGCAACTAACCAAATATTAATgtgtagaaaaaaatctttctgagaTCTCTCCAACACTCTCCTTGTCTGTCTGGCCTGTAAAAGACTTGGCAGTGTGTcggctgcttttcttttctccccttccctgtGTCAGTGACAAATGCACATTGTTTTTCTGGTCTTCAGTTCAGCTTTCAGTCTCTGAGCCAGAACAACACTTTGTGCAGCACCTAGCACACCAGATCAGTATCAAGGC
This portion of the Meleagris gallopavo isolate NT-WF06-2002-E0010 breed Aviagen turkey brand Nicholas breeding stock chromosome 8, Turkey_5.1, whole genome shotgun sequence genome encodes:
- the BBIP1 gene encoding BBSome-interacting protein 1, whose protein sequence is MTGFVAFRAARRMCGRAEAAMPEGKGAFREVLPKQGQLSVEDTAGMVLCKPKVLPLKSVSLERLEQLQRAAME